The following are encoded in a window of Elusimicrobiota bacterium genomic DNA:
- the drrA gene encoding Daunorubicin/doxorubicin resistance ATP-binding protein DrrA, which yields MKTGVAPAVQVVDVNHSYTVGKKTRQVLDHLNITVKRGEIFGLLGPNGGGKTTLFKILSTAIPLTSGEVKIFDFDLKTQAHQIRNKMGVVFQHPSLDKKLTLLENIETQGVLYGLGREEIKSRSSQLLKKFSLLDRAHDFVEHLSGGLQRRAEIVKALLHEPELLLMDEPSTGLDPGSRRDLWDLLNNLKNEGVTILLTTHLMEEADKCDRVSILHHGRTIKTGTPNDLKNKIGGDMIVVHADQLDLLSSKIHQTFGLTPILIDNTLRIEMAEGHKFIPKLVESFPGLIKAVSVGKPTLEDVFVHETGQAFEDPRA from the coding sequence GTGAAAACCGGGGTCGCTCCAGCTGTCCAAGTCGTTGATGTTAATCACTCGTACACTGTCGGAAAGAAAACACGACAGGTTCTCGACCACCTCAATATCACGGTGAAACGCGGAGAAATATTCGGCCTCTTGGGTCCCAATGGCGGCGGGAAAACAACTCTTTTCAAGATTCTTTCCACGGCGATTCCCCTGACGAGCGGCGAAGTCAAGATATTTGATTTTGATCTAAAAACCCAAGCCCACCAAATTCGAAATAAAATGGGAGTGGTGTTTCAACACCCGAGCTTGGATAAAAAGTTAACTCTATTGGAGAATATCGAAACTCAAGGAGTCTTATACGGCCTTGGGCGAGAAGAAATCAAAAGTAGATCGAGTCAACTTCTTAAGAAATTTTCTTTGTTGGACCGGGCCCATGACTTCGTGGAACATTTATCTGGGGGGCTTCAACGTCGCGCGGAAATTGTGAAAGCCCTTCTTCATGAACCCGAGCTCTTGCTTATGGATGAACCCTCCACGGGCTTGGACCCTGGTTCCCGCCGCGATTTGTGGGATTTGTTAAATAATCTTAAAAACGAGGGAGTGACCATCCTTCTCACCACTCATCTTATGGAAGAAGCAGACAAATGCGACCGTGTGAGCATTCTCCATCATGGACGTACAATAAAGACCGGAACGCCAAACGATCTCAAAAATAAAATTGGTGGAGACATGATTGTTGTGCATGCAGACCAATTAGATTTACTCTCCTCAAAAATTCACCAAACGTTTGGCCTCACGCCAATCCTCATTGATAACACCCTCCGAATCGAAATGGCGGAGGGCCACAAATTTATCCCGAAACTGGTCGAGAGTTTCCCTGGCCTCATCAAGGCTGTTTCCGTTGGGAAACCAACGCTGGAAGATGTGTTCGTGCACGAAACCGGTCAAGCGTTTGAGGATCCGCGTGCTTAA
- the ypmQ_1 gene encoding SCO1 protein has product MNSIKNLIRATMITLGGVVLGLLAWRIGRQPTGPGSSLVEVPTYGSVKDFVFVDQTGQPFGLKNLKQKYWLADFFFTRCMGPCPLLTNKMKELQAEFSHKEKLSFVSFSVDPDHDTPEVLSLYAKTYELNLNKWTFVTGSKEKMYELIRESFHLAVEPSNPPSLNDILHSLYFVLVNPQGQVTGYFNTGDPEAMKKLRHALANI; this is encoded by the coding sequence ATGAATTCGATTAAAAACCTTATTAGAGCAACAATGATCACGCTGGGTGGCGTGGTTCTGGGCCTTCTAGCCTGGCGAATAGGGCGCCAACCCACAGGACCTGGGAGTTCGCTCGTGGAAGTCCCCACCTATGGTTCGGTGAAAGATTTTGTTTTTGTCGATCAGACAGGGCAACCCTTTGGGCTTAAAAATCTAAAACAAAAATATTGGCTGGCCGACTTCTTTTTCACCCGGTGCATGGGTCCCTGCCCTCTTCTCACCAATAAAATGAAAGAACTTCAAGCCGAGTTTTCTCATAAAGAAAAACTTTCTTTTGTTTCATTTTCAGTTGATCCGGACCATGACACACCTGAAGTTCTTTCCCTATATGCCAAGACCTATGAATTGAACTTGAACAAATGGACCTTCGTCACCGGCTCAAAGGAAAAAATGTACGAATTGATTCGAGAGAGCTTTCATTTGGCCGTGGAACCCTCCAATCCGCCTTCTCTAAACGATATCTTGCACAGCCTGTACTTTGTTTTGGTGAATCCGCAAGGCCAGGTGACGGGTTATTTCAACACGGGTGACCCAGAAGCCATGAAAAAGTTGCGCCATGCACTTGCCAACATTTAA